The Desulfonauticus submarinus genome includes the window GCAGGAAGAATGGCTCCCCTTATGGCAGCATTTTATCTTGCCAAATCTCAAGGAGGTTTAGGAGTTCTTCCTACTGGCGTGCCTGGAGTTTTGCCTGCTAATGTAGTAGTTATTGGTGGAGGAACAGTTGGTAGTAACGCAGCTAGAATAGCTGCAGGATTTGGTGCAAAGGTTACTGTCCTTGATATAAATGCCAATACCTTAGAGCATCTAGGCAATATAATGCCTAGCAATGTGTTTACTTGTTTTAGTGATCATGTCACCCTAGAAGCAAGCATTACAGAAGCTGATATTGTAATAGGTGCTGTACTAATCCCTGGGGCAAAAGCACCAAAACTCATTACAAGAGAACTTTTAAACAAAATGAAACCAGGAGCTGTGTTTGTTGATGTGGCCATAGATCAAGGCGGCTGTGCTGAAACTTCTAGGCCTACTACACACTCTGACCCAATTTTTATAGAAGAAAATGTTGTGCATTACTGTGTGGCTAATATGCCAGGAGCTTATGCCAGAACATCTACTTTTGCCCTAAACAATGTAACCATAAAATATGGATTAAAATTAGCAGACCTTGGCGTAGAACAAGCCTGCAAACAAGATAGTGTATTAATG containing:
- the ald gene encoding alanine dehydrogenase produces the protein MLIGCPKEIKNNEYRVGLTPASVKAYIQHGHKVLIESGAGLGSGIGDEEYVKVGATLVETAEEVWQKSEMIVKVKEPLPQEYPLMQEGQIVYTYFHFAADEELTKACLDKKIIAMAYETVQEPNGNLPLLKPMSEVAGRMAPLMAAFYLAKSQGGLGVLPTGVPGVLPANVVVIGGGTVGSNAARIAAGFGAKVTVLDINANTLEHLGNIMPSNVFTCFSDHVTLEASITEADIVIGAVLIPGAKAPKLITRELLNKMKPGAVFVDVAIDQGGCAETSRPTTHSDPIFIEENVVHYCVANMPGAYARTSTFALNNVTIKYGLKLADLGVEQACKQDSVLMKGLNMYKGILTCPPVGAAFGLEKECKLPSEIFH